The DNA window TTCGCTTCTGTCTCCCGTACCGATCTGGGAACGTCTCATCTGTGTTTCCTGGTCAAACTGTTTCTGCTGTTCAATTTCCAGAAGTCTTGCCCTGAGTATTTTCAAAGCTCTTTCCTTGTTTTGCAGCTGGGATTTTTCATCCTGACACGATATTACAATCCCTGTAGGAACATGGGTGATTCTAACTGCAGAATCAGTGGTATTCACAGACTGTCCTCCCGGTCCGCTTGATCTGAAAACATCAATTCTTATCTGGTTCGGGTCTATCTGGATATCGACATCCTCAGCTTCAGGCAGGACTGCCACGGTCACGGTAGATGTATGAATCCTTCCGCTTGATTCCGTTACAGGTATTCTCTGAACCCTGTGTACTCCTGATTCATATTTCATATTGCCGAATGCGCCTTTGCCGTTTATCTCAAATATTATTTCTTTAAAGCCGCCTATGCCCTGGGGGTTTGAGCTGAGAACTATGTGCTGCCATTTTCTGCTTTCCGCATATCTGGTATACATTCTGTACAGATCTCCGGCAAAAAGGGCTGCTTCATCTCCTCCCGCTCCTCCTCTTATTTCAACAATAATATTTTTATTGTCATTGGGGTCCCTGGGGGTTAAAAATCTTTTTATCCGTTTTTCTATCTTTTCTCTTTCCTCTATGCCGCCTGCAAGCTCTTCCCTGAGAAATTCTTTCATTTCCTCATCTTTTTCATTTTTAATGAGCTCTCTGGCATCCTCGATTGCATTTAGCTGTGTCCTGTATTTTTTGGCAAGATCTATTATTTCTTCAAGATCAGCTATTTTTTTCCCGCATTCTTTTATTGTCTCAACATCATTGTGCTTGCCGGCTTCAGCCATTTTCTGCATTATCTCGGAATAATTTTTTTCATAAACTTCGATTTTCTCAAGCAATTCAAGTTCTGCCATAATCAGCACCCTTTATCGGATTTTGAATTTTTCAGTAAAGCTTCCGCTTCCAGTACTTTTTTAAAAGAAGCAACTGCAACTTCCACCTGTTTGACATCAGGTTCTCTTGTTGTCAGTTTCTGAAGAAGAAGGCCGGGATAAAAAAGAACTCTTACGAATCTGTTATCCGAATATTTTCCGGCAATTTTTATAAATTCATAAGATATTCCTGCTATTACCGGCATAAGAAGAACTCTTGAAATTATTCTGAGATAAATCGGTGGCTTGCCCAGTATGGCAAATACAAAAACAGCCACAAACATAACTATCAGCAGGAAGTTTGTTCCGCATCTCATATGCATGGTTGTATATCTGCTTATTTTTTCAGGTACAAGCTCTTCATTATGTTCAAAAGCGGCAATTGTCTTATGCTCGGCACCATGATACTGGAAAAGCCTTCTTATATCTTTTAAAAGAGATATTATAAGTATATATGACAGAAAGAAAACAATCCTTATTACTCCTTCAATAAGATTGAATAAAAAAGAGTTTTCTATTCTTGTCTGGAAACTTCTGCCTATTACAGTCGGCAGAACAAAAAAAACACCTACGGTAAAAAGAACGGCCACAATTACAGAAATCGCCATTTCTTTTTTTGAAAATTTGATTTCTTCACCTGTCGACTCATTTATCGAATAATTAAGAGCCCTGAAACCTATTGACATGCTTTCAACAAGCGATACCGTGCC is part of the Actinomycetota bacterium genome and encodes:
- a CDS encoding DUF1385 domain-containing protein, with product MPEAKKKVCDIGGQAVIEGVMMRSRNFWSIAVRKPDDTIATNVYKSEPVSKKHRFLGWPFIRGTVSLVESMSIGFRALNYSINESTGEEIKFSKKEMAISVIVAVLFTVGVFFVLPTVIGRSFQTRIENSFLFNLIEGVIRIVFFLSYILIISLLKDIRRLFQYHGAEHKTIAAFEHNEELVPEKISRYTTMHMRCGTNFLLIVMFVAVFVFAILGKPPIYLRIISRVLLMPVIAGISYEFIKIAGKYSDNRFVRVLFYPGLLLQKLTTREPDVKQVEVAVASFKKVLEAEALLKNSKSDKGC
- the prfA gene encoding peptide chain release factor 1 codes for the protein MAELELLEKIEVYEKNYSEIMQKMAEAGKHNDVETIKECGKKIADLEEIIDLAKKYRTQLNAIEDARELIKNEKDEEMKEFLREELAGGIEEREKIEKRIKRFLTPRDPNDNKNIIVEIRGGAGGDEAALFAGDLYRMYTRYAESRKWQHIVLSSNPQGIGGFKEIIFEINGKGAFGNMKYESGVHRVQRIPVTESSGRIHTSTVTVAVLPEAEDVDIQIDPNQIRIDVFRSSGPGGQSVNTTDSAVRITHVPTGIVISCQDEKSQLQNKERALKILRARLLEIEQQKQFDQETQMRRSQIGTGDRSERIRTYNFPQNRITDHRINYTTHQLGSILEGEMNELIDALKLEDEEKKLEQIGTA